The proteins below come from a single Tigriopus californicus strain San Diego chromosome 3, Tcal_SD_v2.1, whole genome shotgun sequence genomic window:
- the LOC131877662 gene encoding uncharacterized protein LOC131877662, giving the protein MSLSSQQNVALLALFVSVTSSLVLVAGEGNEIPPVENQVKSQKKGLLTSCIDDSDCLKLGEGNKYACFLYVCYPWRDDSKVPEDERRDTCRKDSDCSSDQECHRHHDRRNIVKGLCFDEISECETPNECSEGFGCCGGYCCEQKYYAHFTDLPCVSHLGCRDLGLGQFCCPRDNGTDVCCNTDPNPPTTQAPVRAATGGQSSVVPFHPVAKYALAALLLLAIKF; this is encoded by the exons ATGAGTCTTTCAAGTCAGCAGAATGTGGCccttttggccttgtttgTAAGTGTGACCAGCAGTTTGGTTCTAGTGGCGGGTGAAGGCAACGAAATCCCACCCGTGGAAAACCAAGTCAAGTCACAGAAGAAGGGCTTGCTCACCTCATGTATAGACGATTCGGATTGTCTCAAGCTGGGCGAGGGAAACAAGTATGCCTGCTTTTTG tATGTGTGCTATCCATGGCGGGATGACTCCAAAGTCCCGGAGGACGAGCGACGCGACACCTGTCGGAAGGATTCCGACTGCTCATCTGATCAGGAGTGCCATCGGCATCACGATAGGCGAAATATTGTCAAGGGTCTCTGTTTCGACGAG ATCAGTGAATGTGAAACTCCCAATGAATGCTCGGAGGGCTTCGGGTGTTGCGGAGGATACTGCTGCGAACAAAAATACTACGCACACTTCACGGATCTCCCTTGTGTCTCTCACCTGGGATGTCGG gaccttggccttggccaattttgttGCCCTCGTGACAATGGTACGGACGTGTGCTGCAATACCGACCCGAACCCGCCCACGACTCAAGCACCGGTACGTGCTGCCACCGGGGGCCAGTCATCTGTCGTTCCCTTCCATCCGGTTGCCAAATACGCTTTGGCCgcacttttgcttttggcaatAAAGTTTTAA